In the genome of Nonlabens sp. MB-3u-79, one region contains:
- a CDS encoding helix-turn-helix domain-containing protein codes for MNNPFSEIAARLSTIETLILDLKHPPKKTESEPAEQLFTVQQAAVFLNLSVPTIYSKVSRSELPVMKRGKRLYFSNLELMKYIKGGRKLSNAEIEQQADAYLSKK; via the coding sequence ATGAACAATCCATTTTCAGAAATCGCAGCAAGGCTTAGTACAATTGAAACCTTGATCTTAGATTTAAAGCACCCACCTAAAAAAACCGAAAGTGAACCAGCTGAGCAACTTTTTACAGTGCAGCAAGCGGCAGTTTTTTTAAACCTATCAGTACCCACTATTTACAGTAAAGTTAGTCGGTCTGAACTACCTGTTATGAAACGAGGTAAAAGGCTCTATTTCTCAAACTTAGAGTTAATGAAGTACATTAAAGGAGGTCGTAAATTATCCAATGCTGAAATAGAGCAGCAAGCCGATGCCTATTTATCTAAAAAATAA